The Setaria italica strain Yugu1 chromosome IX, Setaria_italica_v2.0, whole genome shotgun sequence genome has a window encoding:
- the LOC101784692 gene encoding transcription factor BHLH089 encodes MDPAPAVAAELWRPPHLAAGGGRAVEATSAVTEKSGGGRGGGSAGRRKQREAPASEDDSSRIVSTSGGGGGQDLTDSGAKRFKTNKSNDNNGNQRTEAETQTRSAGKGVSKNPPAPEPPKQDYIHVRARRGQATDSHSLAERARREKISERMKVLQDLVPGCNKVIGKASVLDEIINYIQSLQCQVEFLSMKLEAVNAHANNGEAFPSKDFAAQTYNTAPGLTFDTQTPREYAQGTSASEWLHMQIGGGAYERVS; translated from the exons atggacccGGCCCCGGCGGTCGCTGCGGAGCTCTGGCGCccgcctcacctcgccgcgggcggcggccgggcggtggAAGCCACCTCCGCCGTCACGGagaagagcggcggcggccggggaggaggcagCGCCGGACGGAGAAAGCAGCGGGAGGCACCGGCGTCCGAGGACGACTCGTCCCGGATCGTCTCCacttccggcggcggcggcggtcaggaTTTG ACAGATTCAGGAGCAAAACGTTTCAAAACAAATAAATCCAACGATAATAATGGCAACCAAAGAACAGAGGCTGAAACTCAAACAAGAAGCGCTGGCAAGGGTGTTAGTAAAAACCCTCCAGCGCCAGAGCCACCGAAACAAGATTACATCCATGTCAGGGCAAGAAGGGGCCAAGCAACTGACAGTCATAGTCTTGCAGAAAGG GCACGGCGTGAGAAAATAAGCGAACGGATGAAAGTTCTCCAGGATCTCGTCCCTGGATGCAACAAG GTTATTGGGAAAGCATCAGTACTTGACGAGATAATTAATTACATTCAGTCTTTGCAATGCCAAGTTGAG TTCCTGTCAATGAAACTTGAGGCGGTAAATGCCCATGCGAACAATGGTGAAGCATTTCCATCCAAAGAT TTTGCTGCGCAGACATACAACACAGCTCCTGGACTGACATTTGATACCCAAACCCCAAGAGAATACGCTCAAGGCACATCGGCCTCGGAATGGCTTCACATGCAGATTGGCGGTGGTGCCTACGAACGGGTGTCATGA